GCTGCTTCGGCCCTTTTTTGGGTTATCAAACTAACGTTCTGTACTGGTTAGCCTGCTGGATCGGTAACATTGCCATGGTGGTCATTGGCGTCGGTTATCTGAGCTACTTCTTCCCGATCCTGAAAGATCCGCTGGTACTGACGCTCACCTGCGTCGTGGTTCTGTGGATCTTCGTTCTGCTCAACATTGTCGGGCCGAAAATGATCACCCGCGTGCAGGCTGTTGCGACCATCCTGGCGCTGGTGCCGATCGTGGGGATCGCGGTCTTTGGCTGGTTCTGGTTCCGGGGTGAAACCTATATGGCCGCCTGGAACGTCAGCGGCATGAACACCTTCGGTGCGATTCAAAGCACGTTGAGCGTCACGCTGTGGTCGTTTATTGGGGTAGAAAGCGCCTCCGTTGCGGCAGGCGTAGTGAAAAACCCAAAACGCAACGTCCCCATTGCCACCATTGGCGGGGTGCTGATTGCCGCCGTTTGTTACGTCCTCTCCACCACGGCCATTATGGGGATGATCCCCAACGCCGCCCTGCGTGTTTCAGCCTCACCTTTCGGTGACGCCGCACGCATGGCGCTGGGGAATACCGCCGGTGCCATTGTCTCCTTCTGTGCGGCGGCAGGCTGTTTAGGCTCTCTGGGCGGCTGGACACTGCTTGCCGGTCAGACGGCGAAAGCGGC
This Citrobacter enshiensis DNA region includes the following protein-coding sequences:
- the adiC gene encoding arginine/agmatine antiporter, coding for MSTDADAHKVGLIPVTLMVSGNIMGSGVFLLPANLASTGGIAIYGWLVTIIGALALSMVYAKMSSLDPSPGGSYAYARRCFGPFLGYQTNVLYWLACWIGNIAMVVIGVGYLSYFFPILKDPLVLTLTCVVVLWIFVLLNIVGPKMITRVQAVATILALVPIVGIAVFGWFWFRGETYMAAWNVSGMNTFGAIQSTLSVTLWSFIGVESASVAAGVVKNPKRNVPIATIGGVLIAAVCYVLSTTAIMGMIPNAALRVSASPFGDAARMALGNTAGAIVSFCAAAGCLGSLGGWTLLAGQTAKAAADDGLFPPIFARVNKAGTPVAGLIIVGILMTIFQFSSMSPNAAKEFGLVSSVSVIFTLVPYLYTCAALLLLGHGHFGKARPLYLLVTFVAFVYCIWAVIGSGAKEVMWSFVTLMIITALYALNYNRIHKNPYPLNAPVERN